In a genomic window of Gloeocapsopsis dulcis:
- a CDS encoding DUF2203 domain-containing protein: MAQSPQEPLSSEIERSLTDVERSLVALKQRYTQVQNDLQRQATLQQRQKELSKTKNAEFQTELKRVKAELEEIEVNLESQLFSWGSLKEPFWQAVRFGGLGILIGWMLRSCVG; this comes from the coding sequence ATGGCGCAGTCGCCCCAAGAACCATTATCAAGTGAGATTGAGCGATCGCTTACAGACGTAGAGCGATCGCTGGTTGCGTTAAAGCAACGGTATACCCAAGTGCAAAATGACTTACAGCGTCAAGCAACACTTCAGCAACGCCAAAAAGAACTCAGTAAAACGAAAAACGCAGAGTTCCAAACTGAGTTAAAACGCGTTAAAGCCGAACTCGAAGAAATCGAAGTAAATTTAGAAAGTCAGTTGTTTTCTTGGGGAAGTCTGAAAGAACCATTTTGGCAAGCTGTGCGCTTTGGTGGTTTAGGAATACTGATCGGGTGGATGTTACGATCCTGTGTAGGATAG
- a CDS encoding ATP-binding protein, translating into MSFASTLYLCPILDLLLAEVPCRWQAELRLGLQEALVNAAKHGNNLDPSKLVIVKFKIEDDHYWWLISDEGCGFAPPCEHHGNPHDYLPPEESENGRGLCILHNIFDRVHWNASGTELRLGKHFNNRFRVPLLH; encoded by the coding sequence ATTAGCTTTGCCTCGACTCTTTATCTTTGTCCCATCTTGGACTTACTTTTAGCAGAAGTGCCCTGTAGATGGCAAGCTGAGCTGCGTTTGGGGCTACAAGAAGCATTAGTCAATGCAGCAAAGCATGGAAATAATCTTGATCCCAGCAAACTAGTCATAGTTAAATTTAAAATAGAAGATGACCACTATTGGTGGTTAATTTCGGATGAAGGTTGCGGCTTCGCTCCTCCCTGCGAACATCATGGCAACCCCCACGATTACTTGCCCCCAGAAGAATCAGAAAATGGTCGGGGGCTGTGCATTTTACACAATATTTTTGATCGAGTTCATTGGAACGCTAGCGGCACAGAATTAAGACTTGGCAAACACTTCAATAATCGCTTTCGCGTACCACTATTGCACTAG
- a CDS encoding DUF6439 family protein, giving the protein MLQADQNNKTSDLQDFSTLELAQVLMERLAISPQDWHRLKSNRKVRASEQAAAAIIFLLKDQPEEALQRLHQASGWLDRSITAPPCPTHGHNRE; this is encoded by the coding sequence ATGCTGCAAGCTGACCAGAATAACAAAACTTCTGATCTCCAAGACTTTAGTACTTTAGAATTAGCTCAAGTGCTAATGGAAAGACTCGCGATATCTCCCCAAGACTGGCATCGATTAAAGTCTAACCGCAAAGTACGTGCGAGTGAGCAAGCGGCGGCAGCAATTATATTTCTGCTGAAAGATCAACCTGAAGAAGCTTTACAACGGCTACACCAAGCATCCGGTTGGCTAGATCGCTCAATTACAGCACCACCTTGCCCTACGCATGGACATAATAGGGAGTAG